A stretch of the Ornithodoros turicata isolate Travis chromosome 4, ASM3712646v1, whole genome shotgun sequence genome encodes the following:
- the LOC135392086 gene encoding protein Mpv17-like encodes MAHRAVSWYAKLMQRHPAKTQVVTTGILMLAGDVVCQKLVEKKQTVDAERAARFFIIGVGFVGPALRTWYLYLEKLVSPKGRMIPLKKMLLDQGAFAPIFLPCFLACLGVLQRQTWSEIKHKVKTDYIPVLTANYMLWPAAQMFNFYMVPLQYRVVYASGVAFLWNIYLSWKANRISARTDNETASV; translated from the coding sequence ATGGCTCATCGTGCAGTTTCATGGTACGCTAAGCTAATGCAAAGGCACCCAGCCAAAACACAAGTCGTGACGACAGGAATACTGATGCTGGCAGGCGATGTCGTCTGCCAAAAACTCgtcgaaaagaaacaaacagtagATGCCGAACGTGCTGCACGATTTTTTATTATTGGCGTCGGCTTTGTGGGTCCTGCGCTGCGAACGTGGTATCTATACCTTGAAAAGTTAGTTAGCCCGAAAGGACGAATGATACCACTAAAAAAGATGCTGTTGGACCAAGGGGCGTTCGCGCCAATATTCCTACCCTGTTTTCTCGCGTGCCTCGGTGTTTTGCAACGACAGACATGGTCCGAGATTAAGCACAAAGTGAAGACAGACTACATCCCCGTGCTCACGGCTAACTACATGCTGTGGCCAGCTGCTCAGATGTTTAACTTCTACATGGTTCCCCTCCAATACAGGGTTGTGTATGCCAGTGGAGTTGCATTCCTGTGGAACATTTACTTGTCTTGGAAGGCCAACCGCATTTCGGCAAGAACAGACAATGAAACTGCGAGTGTTTGA
- the LOC135392084 gene encoding diphthine methyltransferase-like isoform X1, with protein sequence MTDVWGTKLNLPADSVEFCPDEKFSDIFAVGTYKLNEETRQRDGLLYVYRNKGTSCQLLGTHDVHGVLDAKWRGTSLAVALSDGSVQLRSLNANDGSSASLDLNCQTRATQPDVLALALCWSPPERELKIAVSDSKGDATILRLGEGDLQEERRQHCHDYEAWCIAWDLAQLDVFYTGGDDCALKVWDSRSPGPSRIVRKHSMGVTALQAHPRSQYLLASGSYDETIFFWDTRSMRSPLDDVSVGGGVWRLKWHPDRDELLAVAAMHGGAGVVRYNMQGAKNIAKFTKHESMVYGIDWASKSVPDETQYAIASCSFYDCALHLWNITLS encoded by the exons ATGACGGATGTTTGGGGGACAAAACTGAATCTTCCTGCTGACAGCGTAGAGTTTTGTCCGGACGAAAAATTTTCTGACATATTTGCGGTTGGAACCTACAAGCTGAACGAA GAAACACGTCAAAGGGATGGGCTCCTGTACGTTTACCGGAACAAGGGAACGTCCTGTCAACTGTTGGGTACTCATGACGTCCACGGAGTTCTGGATGCAAAGTGGCGTGGCACCAGTTTGGCTGTAGCTCTCTCTGATGGATCAGTCCAGTTGAGGTCACTGAATGCTAATGACGGTAGTAGCGCATCGCTGGACTTGAACTGCCAAACTAGAGCAACACAACCAGATGTCTTGGCACTAGCACTCTGTTGGAGTCCTCCAGAAAG GGAACTCAAAATAGCCGTGTCGGACTCGAAAGGAGACGCAACGATCCTCCGGCTCGGCGAAGGCGACTTGCAGGAGGAGAGGCGGCAACATTGTCACGACTACGAAGCCTGGTGCATTGCCTGGGACCTCGCCCAACTGGATGTCTTTTATACAG gcggtgACGACTGTGCCTTGAAAGTATGGGACTCTCGGAGCCCTGGACCAAGCAGAATAGTACGAAA GCACAGTATGGGAGTAACAGCTCTTCAAGCTCATCCACGTTCTCAGTACCTGCTGGCTTCAGGAAG CTACGACGAGACGATCTTCTTCTGGGACACTCGTAGCATGCGGTCGCCATTGGACGACGTTTCGGTCGGAGGTGGCGTCTGGCGCCTTAAGTGGCACCCCGACAGAGACGAACTCCTAGCCGTCGCCGCCATGCACGGTGGCGCCGGTGTAGTCCGCTACAATATGCAGGGTG CGAAGAACATTGCCAAGTTCACGAAGCACGAATCGATGGTGTATGGGATCGACTGGGCTTCCAAAAGTGTTCCGGACGAGACGCAGTACGCGATAGCATCCTGCTCCTTCTACGACTGTGCTCTGCATCTCTGGAACATCACTTTATCCTGA
- the LOC135392084 gene encoding diphthine methyltransferase-like isoform X2, whose translation MPERETRQRDGLLYVYRNKGTSCQLLGTHDVHGVLDAKWRGTSLAVALSDGSVQLRSLNANDGSSASLDLNCQTRATQPDVLALALCWSPPERELKIAVSDSKGDATILRLGEGDLQEERRQHCHDYEAWCIAWDLAQLDVFYTGGDDCALKVWDSRSPGPSRIVRKHSMGVTALQAHPRSQYLLASGSYDETIFFWDTRSMRSPLDDVSVGGGVWRLKWHPDRDELLAVAAMHGGAGVVRYNMQGAKNIAKFTKHESMVYGIDWASKSVPDETQYAIASCSFYDCALHLWNITLS comes from the exons ATGCCGGAACGG GAAACACGTCAAAGGGATGGGCTCCTGTACGTTTACCGGAACAAGGGAACGTCCTGTCAACTGTTGGGTACTCATGACGTCCACGGAGTTCTGGATGCAAAGTGGCGTGGCACCAGTTTGGCTGTAGCTCTCTCTGATGGATCAGTCCAGTTGAGGTCACTGAATGCTAATGACGGTAGTAGCGCATCGCTGGACTTGAACTGCCAAACTAGAGCAACACAACCAGATGTCTTGGCACTAGCACTCTGTTGGAGTCCTCCAGAAAG GGAACTCAAAATAGCCGTGTCGGACTCGAAAGGAGACGCAACGATCCTCCGGCTCGGCGAAGGCGACTTGCAGGAGGAGAGGCGGCAACATTGTCACGACTACGAAGCCTGGTGCATTGCCTGGGACCTCGCCCAACTGGATGTCTTTTATACAG gcggtgACGACTGTGCCTTGAAAGTATGGGACTCTCGGAGCCCTGGACCAAGCAGAATAGTACGAAA GCACAGTATGGGAGTAACAGCTCTTCAAGCTCATCCACGTTCTCAGTACCTGCTGGCTTCAGGAAG CTACGACGAGACGATCTTCTTCTGGGACACTCGTAGCATGCGGTCGCCATTGGACGACGTTTCGGTCGGAGGTGGCGTCTGGCGCCTTAAGTGGCACCCCGACAGAGACGAACTCCTAGCCGTCGCCGCCATGCACGGTGGCGCCGGTGTAGTCCGCTACAATATGCAGGGTG CGAAGAACATTGCCAAGTTCACGAAGCACGAATCGATGGTGTATGGGATCGACTGGGCTTCCAAAAGTGTTCCGGACGAGACGCAGTACGCGATAGCATCCTGCTCCTTCTACGACTGTGCTCTGCATCTCTGGAACATCACTTTATCCTGA
- the LOC135392082 gene encoding translation initiation factor eIF2B subunit gamma-like, whose product MIDFQAVLMAAGRGSRLAELLSPDCPKYLLPVGNLPMIYYPLCALKRAGFRDVIVIVPNSNRYKIDETLSEKVGIRIEYVPVPASEDDLGTVESLRLVRDKLKKDVFVVSCDLVTDFDLGRLAEVHRTNNAALTALFAPMSPTLKESPVPGSRGKPKLEKDIVGLEPKTDRLVLFNSEADFEEIVSVRRSVLRRHPVIDVRSDLVDAHAYVLSRWLLPWLIANKNIMTVKGELVPLVTKLQFHADPLKQQKYQKQDDDLPETSIFRFVPKPPELGPIESCYTLRQDEAEPIRCFGVVARDEFLVRANTTAGYVEANRKAHQLDTTIFSQVAVGRFDNVMGDQVSLGEKANVRQSVIGARCRIGAKATVQSSVLMDDTCVGDGASVVGSVVCGTLEVGQGSQLQNCVVCHKKNLPSGVRHANEVLGSFVEL is encoded by the exons ATGATCGATTTCCAAGCTGTCCTCATGGCCGCAGGCCGTGGATCTCGACTCGCAGAACTACTGAGCCCGGATTGTCCGAAATACCTTCTGCCCGTTGGTAACCTCCCGATGATTTACTATCCGTTATGTGCCTTGAAACGGGCGGGTTTCCGAGACGTCATAGTTATCGTTCCCAACTCTAATAGATACAAAATCGACGAGACACTTTCGGAAAAGGTAGGCATCCGGATAGAGTACGTACCCGTTCCGGCATCCGAAGACGACCTGGGCACCGTCGAGAGCCTACGACTCGTTAGGGACAAACTGAAAAAGGACGTCTTTGTCGTTAGCTGCGATCTCGTCACAGACTTTGACTTGGGCCGTCTCGCAGAGGTTCATCGCACGAATAACGCGGCGCTGACCGCGCTTTTCGCTCCCATGTCTCCAACGCTCAAGGAGTCTCCCGTCCCAGGCAGCCGCGGCAAACCGAAACTAGAGAAGGACATCGTCGGACTCGAACCCAAGACAGACAGACTCGTTCTGTTCAACTCGGAAGCAGACTTTGAAGAAATCGTAAGCGTCCGTCGATCCGTTTTGAGAAGGCATCCGGTTATCGATGTTAGGTCTGACCTGGTTGACGCTCACGCCTATGTGTTGAGCAGGTGGCTTCTTCCGTGGTTGATTGCCAATAAGAATATCATGACCGTGAAAGGCGAACTGGTGCCGCTGGTGACGAAGCTCCAGTTTCACGCCGATCCTCTTAAGCAGCAGAAATATCAAAAACAGGACGACGACTTACCGGAGACCAGTATATTCCG GTTCGTACCCAAGCCTCCAGAACTGGGACCGATAGAGAGCTGCTACACGCTGCGCCAGGACGAAGCAGAACCTATCCGCTGCTTTGGTGTCGTAGCCAGGGATGAGTTCCTCGTACGGGCGAACACTACAGCGGGTTACGTGGAAGCAAATAGAAAG GCTCATCAACTCGACACAACTATATTCAGCCAGGTGGCTGTCGGACGATTCGACAACGTCATGGGAGACCAAGTATCACTCGGAGAAAAAGCGAACGTGCGCCAGAGCGTCATCGGTGCACGTTGCCGTATCGGTGCCAAGGCCACAGTGCAGAGCTCAGTACTGATGGACGACACTTGCGTAGGCGATGGCGCTTCCGTCGTGGGTTCCGTGGTGTGTGGGACATTAGAAGTTGGCCAAGGATCTCAGTTGCAGAACTGTGTCGTCTGCCACAAGAAGAACCTACCTTCGGGAGTTCGGCACGCGAATGAAGTGCTTGGCTCTTTTGTGGAGCTTTGA
- the LOC135392088 gene encoding U4/U6 small nuclear ribonucleoprotein Prp31-like — translation MSLADELLADLEDAGDLEEDQLYQQDSTIQEVEDVLPMEVDTKAKSIRAIAKLRDSEQLARVMNEIKSRSVAGRKEEVMGPVEADPEYQLIVEANNLAVEVTNEINIIHKFTRDHYSKRFPELESLVPGALEYVSTVKELGNDLDNAKNNETLQQFLTSATIMVVSVTASTTQGQLLTPAELAIIFEACDMALELNDFKQEIYSYVESRMSFIAPNLSIIVGASVAAKLMGVAGGLTPLSKMPSCNVLVLGSQKRSLSGFSSTAILPHTGFIYYTDIVQNTPQDLRRKAARLLAGKCVLAARVDSFHESADGTVGRSLKEEVERKLDKLQEPPPVKQVKPLPPPIDQSRKKRGGRRVRRMKERFAVTELRKQANRMTFGEIEEDAYQDDLGFSSGHIGKAGTGRIRAAQVDEKTKVRISKTLQKNLQRQQVYGGSTTVRRQVSGTASSVAFTPLQGLEIVNPHAAESKAADANIKYFSNTAGFLKVLKKE, via the exons ATGTCTCTAGCAGACGAACTATTGGCCGATCTCGAAGATGCGGGCGACTTGGAAGAAGATCAGCTGTACCAGCAGGATAGCACAATACAAGAAGTTGAAGATGTGCTTCCTATGGAAGTGGACACTAAAGCCAAATCCATACGCGCGATAGCAAAACTTAGGGACTCAGAACAG TTAGCGAGAGTCATGAATGAGATTAAATCTCGAAGTGTTGCAGGTCGTAAAGAGGAAG TTATGGGCCCTGTGGAAGCTGACCCCGAGTACCAGCTCATCGTCGAAGCCAACAATCTGGCCGTCGAAGTCACTAATGAGATAA ATATTATCCACAAGTTTACGCGCGACCACTATTCGAAGCGGTTCCCCGAGCTGGAGTCCCTCGTGCCCGGAGCACTGGAATACGTCTCGACTGTCAAG GAATTGGGCAACGACTTGGACAATGCCAAAAACAACGAGACGCTACAGCAGTTTCTGACGTCTGCAACGATCATGGTCGTCAGCGTTACTGCATCCACCACCCAGGG GCAACTTCTGACACCTGCGGAGCTTGCAATCATCTTTGAGGCTTGCGATATG GCCTTAGAACTGAATGACTTCAAGCAAGAGATTTATTCCTACGTGGAGTCACGCATGTCTTTCATTGCCCCAAACTTGTCCATCATCGTTGGAGCGTCCGTTGCAGCCAAGCTCATGG GTGTTGCCGGAGGACTGACACCCTTGTCCAAGATGCCATCATGCAACGTCCTCGTTCTCGGGTCTCAGAAACGGAGTCTTTCGGGGTTCTCGTCGACGGCAATCCTGCCGCACACGGGCTTCATCTATTATACGGATATCGTCCAGAATACGCCACAG GACCTGAGACGCAAGGCTGCACGCCTGTTGGCAGGCAAGTGCGTGCTAGCAGCCCGAGTGGACAGCTTCCACGAGTCGGCTGACGGCACGGTGGGGAGGTCGCTCAAGGAGGAAGTTGAGCGCAAGCTCGACAAGCTCCAAGAACCTCCGCCGGTGAAGCAGGTGAAGCCTCTGCCTCCACCCATTGACCAGAGTAGAAAGAAGAGAGGTGGCAGAAG GGTCCGCCGAATGAAGGAGCGTTTTGCAGTCACCGAACTCCGCAAGCAGGCCAACCGTATGACAtttggagag ATCGAAGAAGATGCGTATCAAGACGATCTCGGCTTCAGCTCGGGCCACATCGGCAAAGCAGGAACAGGACGCATCCGTGCGGCTCAAGTGGACGAGAAGACGAAAGTGCGCATCTCAAAGACACTGCAG AAAAACCTCCAAAGGCAACAGGTCTACGGTGGCAGCACAACAGTTCGCCGCCAGGTGTCTGGCACGGCATCTAGTGTTGCCTTCACGCCACTCCAG ggcTTGGAAATCGTCAACCCTCATGCTGCAGAAAGCAAGGCAGCAGATGCCAACATCAAGTACTTTTCCAACACTGCTGGTTTTCTGAAGGTGCTGAAGAAAGAGTGA